In Cyprinus carpio isolate SPL01 chromosome A5, ASM1834038v1, whole genome shotgun sequence, the sequence taggtgtgtgtgtgtgtgtgtgtgtgtgtgtgtgtgtgtgtgtgtgcacagaggCAAGTCCAGACCTGTAATAGTGTTTGGGAGTGGTGGTGATGTTCTCTAGAAAAGCATGATGCATCCGTCTATGGCTACATCTTACTTCTTTTCTCTGACAATCTAAAATTTTCTTGATGTATTGAAAGTTGCATACTTTGTGGGTTTTCAATCCAGGATCCCTTGAATAGCAAAATTCTGTCTACATCACCAAGTCTTGTGCAAATTTTTTATaccctaccattcaaaaggttttggttagtaagattttttttttttttttttataaaaaagttaatacttaatttagctaggataaattaaattgatttttatatcaaataaatactttttactttctattaataaaaaaaatcatggtttccacaaaaatattaagtagcacaactattctcaacattgataataataacattgaaaatgtttttggccactaaatcagcatattagaatgatttctggaggatcatgtgacactgagactgTAGCAGTGGCTTTGCTATCATAGGATCAAAGTTACATTACTGTGtctttgaacaaataaatgcagccttggtgagcataagaggcttctccaaaacattgaaaaaaatcgTACCagccacaaacttttgaacagaagtgtgtatattttttttttatctttgtgttGTCATTGTATTTAACTTTAGTTTAGTTAACGGCAAGTATTTGTACAATATATGCATGTTTACAGTTTTCAATCTGATTATGTTTAACTCTCCAGTATCAGGTTTGCCATAGCGAGGGGAAAGGAGGGAGTGATAGATTTCACCAGTGGCTCGGACCTGCGAGTTGTCAAGACCAAGAATGGACACTTGTCTGTGGTGAGAATCACACATTTACTGATAAAGAAATACAGGGCCGAAGAATGTTTTGGTTAGAAGGGTaaagaacaaacaaaatttataaaGTTCGGCAGAAAAAAGAAGCAGGTAATGGGATTTAAGGAGGAGAATTCAGAGGggttaaaataaaatggattattTAGCAAATGTTGTTTGCAAGTAAATATGATTAGTATTACCCTGGTCTCTCTTTTCCAGACCACCCCACGAATCTCATGAACAGCTCATGACAGCTCACCAGCAGTGGCCACATCATTTCACAGGACTGGTTTAGCTAATCACTACACAGAGCCAGACTACCCTTTTATGATTCATTTCAGTCTCATTCCAAAAGCACATGTTAGCACGTTAGCAACTGTATATTAAAGGACATttgcaatctttttttcttctgaataCTGAATTTAGATTATGCTTTAATgaagatttttaattaaatgagttCATTTTGTATTTTCTCTCATCTGACCAATTAAATGAatctttgttttttcagttatGTTAATAATTCAAGCTTTACTATGCAGATATACTACAGAGTATTTTTAGGAGTTTTTATTAACtagaaaatcttttaaaatttaaatacaaaagcatAATGCTTTACAAATAACACCAGTACTTATCAGTGCAATGTTCTATAACTCAGTTGTTGTtgaataatttgaaaaaataaataaataaataaataaaaagattaaatgcaTTATGTTCAATGTGTTATGTTTGGTTTGCTTTATTAAATCTCTAAGACTTCAGACAGTTTTTTGTGTTTGGGGCTTTTATTAAATCTCTAAGACTTCAGACAGATGACGGGTGTTTTGAAATGGAGATCAGTCACAACATATCTGCTGTCtgttgtatgtaaaaaaaaaaaaaaaaaatgacacaaatacaCATGCACTACAAGTGATTCTTAGTCATTTTATTCAGTACATATACAGAAGTACATTTGCacttatttatgaaaaataaatattgtatgaaaaatatttggcatatatttcacataaataaaataaataatttaataaataagacaAGGTGGAAAGTACAGGAGAATGACAACAAAAAGGGGATGTAAAATGAATCTCATTCTGACCTCTAATTGGCTGATTATCAGTGGAGGAGGGAAGTGGGGTGTTTGGGGAATTTCGATCTTCCAGAATGGCTGACTAACccttttttgtttcagttaaattgtccaatataaacaaaagaaTCTGCTGTTTGTTAAGTGCTTACCCCTCAAACAGAGCCATATACAttcaagtaataattttattaactaaaaatacTTAATGGTCAAATAATACTGCTTGGCAATCTCATAACCTACAATAGCTGCCTGCTGATGTGCACACCCCGCTGAGACTTATCCCATACATGGAAAATGctccaaatacttaaatataaaataaaggaaaGCAGTTTATAAAAAAAGTCTTCACACATTAGGGCAAATATCTGTTCAGTTACttgtaaacatacagtaaatgaaaatctagtaaatattttcataaatataataactacTGAGCAAGGTAAACAGAAACTGTGACATGAAAATGATTAAGGATATGAATGTTAGTGTATTCAATTATCCATTTcgttggttttgttttgtaataattcAATCCTGTGTAATAATtgtgcaatactttttttttttccctccggCTTTGTTGATTTGCTTATGCATGTTTGTCAGTGTTTAGCTTGGAGCAGAGCATAATCTCTTGCCAATCTGCTCAAGTACCGTTCCAGATCTCTCAGTATCACATACCCTCTCAGATGCTGAATCCAACGGGACATCTCTGCAGTTGTTGTCTGCTGGGTATCCACAGATATCTGGCTTCCCGTGAAAACAGAGGCTGCTGATGCCTGGGTGGGTTGCAGGAGGCTGACAGAGGTCTCCTTCATTGTAGAAGTAGAGGAGTGTGTGGAACTTTGAGGATTATTCATCTGAGTTGGGGTCTTGAGTACAGTGGTGCTCTCTGTGGAATGATGCATGCTGGGAATCGGACTGGAGGATGAAGTTGAGTGTAGGGTATGGAGAAGTGGGGACTTTGTGGATGCAGTGATACTCAGACGGTTTAACTgcagatagacagagagaaagcATTAGTAATCTGCAGGATTAAGCATAATTTAATCTGTcagcatgttgtttttgtttcaaaaagaTAGATTTTCTTGGTAAAACACATAATAACTCTACTTAttagagtttatatatatttatataattcatatctGACACATGGCTGAAACCCTGGCTTtagaatattacataattattgtaatactctattattattattatcataatattagtaatattctAATGTAATATTATTGCTTAGaagtctcaaaataaaaataaaataataataaacaagaatAAAGAAGTGGAATTTATAGCCAGTCAGTTAGAAAATGATCAGACAGAGATCACAAGACAGACCAGACAATTATGACTAAACACTAGGCTACATTCCAAAGTCGTTAATGTTATTATTCTAAGAtttaaatatatcacaaataGTTTCTATAtaccctaaaaaaaaatccccttgggttttttttgtagatattctGGCAAGATGCCCCTTGTTCTGCAACCTGAAGGGGTCATGATGTGTTACTCATGGGAGTTGTGACATCGTGTCACCAAATTAGCTTCTGTTGCCTGGGAAGTGATTACGTATCTAACAAGTGTGCACTTGTACCTGAGAGTTGACTTGTTTCATTAAGTCCCGCAGATCAATCTGAAGACTGACAAAACTTTGGCACAGGCTGGGCTGAGGCTTTCCTCGTTTGCCTCTTCTCTGCTCTCTTCTTTCTTCCGTCgcgtccctctctctctccagctgctGCCGTTGACCTTCCAGGTGAGTCCAGAAGGTTTGGAGGTTGTGAGAGGCCAAACGCAAACGCTCATTGTCCTGACCAATGCAAATGCTATTAGAATGTATTCTCATGcagtcaaataattaaatacgTGATAAAGATATGATGCGCACCTGCATGTGTAGCCAGGTCTGATAACTAACAGTAAACGCTGGAAGTGTGCTCAACATCATCTCTCTGTATTCAAAGAGCTCGTCACCAAACAGCTGttgtttctgtgaaaaaaaaacgcATTGTATGAACATTTTGATACAAAGTAGataataatgtaatgttacaatacaaatcataatGTCGTTAATAAGTTTCGGTTTCTATGCAAACAGTATTTAGTTATCTTACGTAGCGAGACAGCACTTGTTGGACGCGTGCGCGAATAGCGCGAGTGAGGCGCAGTGAATTGGAGAAGGACAGCGCTCCCCTGTGGCCAAGAGGGGAGGAGGAGATTGTAGACACCATacagatgaggatgaggatgcaAAGAGGAGCCAGACACCGCCGAAACATCTGAGAGAATGGAGAGTGAAACTGTCCGATCAGTCAAAGTAGTGGCACATTCAATATTATGCAGATACAATGATGTATAATAAAACATCGGTTATCACAGTTTCATTCGCCAGCGTGTTTATTAAACAAATTGCACGTCAGAGATCAACCAGTAGCAATCTTTATAATAACTAACAGGATATTATGCTTACAGTTATGCCACTTTGAATCTGGTACGTGATATCGCCTCTTACCTCTGCTTGAAAATCAGCTCTTGATTGTTCAGTAGCCAGCAGTGAATTGAGATTATGATGCACCGGAGATAACATCTTATATTCGCTCTTAACGTTTCGGTTTCACTCTTTTGGGAATGCCAGTGCTAGTTCTTCTTTTTCAGTACGCCTATAGCAAGTCAAAACTATTCCAAGAAGTACAGTATAGTCTTGAAAAGTGTTctgtattttcatgttttcatgtaaaaataggtctattttttgtttatttatttatttatttattttttttttttttttttttttttttatttatttttttgtttacttgtgATGTTAATTTGTGATGTTGCTCTTTGAGTTGTTTCACTGTAACTCATTTCCAATTTCTTAGACTGATGGTGTTACAACGAAATGACAAGtaaactgactaaaaaaaaataaatgaataaataaataaacaaatgtagaGACACTGACAAAAGTTGTTAAAAGAGACAAACGAGCTATCCTATATTAGAATGTATTGATGCTTTTGATAGAATGTAAATAAGTTAATGATATGCAAAACTCATTTCAAAGCATCAGTTAAAAGATATTCAATATTActaatgtatatttaaaacaaatgatacCCTCTCAGAATAGAGGTGTACAGTATATCTGACATCAGGGAGTGTTTTCAAATgcattgcagaaaaaaaactTAGCAGAAAATGTTTTGGTCGacatgttaaaataaagtataaacaaaGGACAAacttataaaagtataattaagcATAAAATAATGTGTTGATTGTAGCTGCATTATATTTCACAACCAATGAAGAGATGGAAACTCACACGACAGTCCCTTTGGGGAAGACCCTCCCACGCTTCCTTCATAAGctagtctctttctctctctgacgTTGTCTTACTCAACAGCTGCTTTctacatgaaaatgaaatttctgttttGCCCCATGACCAGCTGGGGCATAAATTCACAAAAAGTACCTTCTGAAATAAGGAGACCATGATATCTGTAAATTCGAAACATctgtattaaaacacacaaaaatcataGTTTCACTAGCTCTAGAATGAATGCATTGCACCCCTATATCCCCTGTACATTTATTTGCAGTAGCACATCTTTTATCCTGTTGCGGCCTCCATGGATTGGATTTGTTAATCCAGAACATCCCATAGATGCACAATCGGATAgagatctggggaatttggaggccaagCAACACCTTGAACTCCTTGTCAAAGTTCCTGTTACCGTTTCTGCACAGTTTTTGCAGTGTGAcagggtgcattatcctgctgagaGGCCACTGACATCAGAGAACACCATTACCATGAAGGAGTGGACATGGTCTAGGTAGGTAGGTGGTATgtgtcaaagtaacatccacatgaaTGCAATGACCTAGGGTTACACAGCAGAATGCCCATGAACCTGGCACCAGTTTACTGGTTGTCTTTTTTGAGCTACTTTTCGTAGATACTAATCACTACATTCCAGCACCGGGAAGACTTGCTGTTTTGTAAATACTCTGACTCAGTCATAAAGCCATCACTGTTTGGTCCTTGTCCTAGTCAGTCAGGTCTTTTTGCATGCCCATCTTTTCCTGCTTCCAACAcatgaaattcaagaactgattGTTCACTTACTGCCTAATATATCCCACCCCTGAATAGGTGCGATTGTAACAATATAATCAATGTTATTCATTTCTGCATTTCCTGCTGCTTGTGGAAATCAtaagtgttttaataataatgtaaattattgtttatttatttatttatttacagttataaGTCAGAAAATGGCAGGCAAACATGGTAAGGTGAAATTCAGTCTTAGCGCATGGCTCACAATTTGTTTTGAGCAACAACTAAAATATattgaacaataaaaaacaacagttttaaaagaaaatcctCTGGATTGTTCTCGTACATTCCCATTGTTTATTGAATTTACTTTCTTTCAGTCTGTCTAACCTGGGATATCCGAATACTACAAAAGATTTTTTCATTGTCTCTCCTATTGTGAGGGAATATCCATTCTAATGACACTCAACAATTTCATTTGCTTTGAAGACATGAAGTTTTAGACATGCATCATGGTGTCACTGGATGTTGAGTTAATCATGTGACCATCGTTTAACAGAAGATGCAAAAACATTCAGACTAGCTGTAATGTAAGGTGACATATATAGTTTACAGTGAGTAGAAATGATGAGGTTTATTTGGTGATGCAAAACCACAGTTGCACCACATAAGTATCTCACTTCACGTTTTTCTCGCCAGAAGTTTTGGATTGAGCAAcacttcctttctctctctctctctctctctcgctctctctctcgtcactcttttctctcactctctctcaagTGATGTTAATTGTCATAGATAGAAACTTTTTATTTaggaacatacatacatatattcacATAATTATAGAGGTATTTATAGAGAGCCAATGCATGttaactatttaattatttaactattatttatttaattatttaactattatttaactatttaattattaaataaaattcaatatatttgttttcattctaTAATCAgcataatgtaaaatgaaaaattcaagttgaaaataaacatgatttttaagaATGTCTTACTATTTGGTTTGTCATTCTTTTATGTTATTGGCAGCAGCACTAGAGATGCAtgcccttatgaaaaagaaatgagcttaattgtattaaatggccacttgtagtgtacttgaaagtatattctcacacacacacacacaaacacaaaactgtagttgcaggtaatataatattaatgaaataaaaggccacttaaatgTACATTAAGTGCATCCTCttaagtaaacttttaaaaatgcactttgtaataatgtaaaattaaacattttacttaaaattattttgccatgctttaaagaagtagttattttgatgtgttgactaacataaaGCACAAGTATGCTTGATTATAGTTTGaattgttattacatttaaagttaatattatgTCTACTAAATTGCTACATCataacaaatgtgtaattacatatatattgaaatacatgacatacacattttaatagaaataatatgAAAGTATATTTGTAATGATTGTCATTActttcagcagtacactttaaccatacagtatttcaaagacaacagaagtaattatgaaattaaatataaagatgtacttaagtaaaaaaacactcttaagtTAACTTACTGCAAATGATTTAAATTATGTTGTAGTTTACTCTCTacacatattttcatttaattgtaaataacatggaCGTGTTTGAAATCATTACATTCAATTTGTACACAATTGTGAAAACCTTTGTGAAAACCTGATGATCATTCagcattatttgattattatcttGATTATTTCAAAAGCAGTTCACATGATCAATGTTGCAAattagaaatagtgcagaatcagaatcagaaatatttatttctcattttacatcataatgttactttgtttcaaatatttaaagaaatccaaaaaaaaaaaaaaaaaaaaaaaaaatccagattgaCAACATTTCGAGTTCCAGATTTTAAATATGGTTTCAGACTTTTGAAACCCAGTGTATAGAAGAAGTACTGGGTGATTTTCTTAGTTTGGCCATATGTTTCTTCTTCAAGTAAGTGTAGCAAACCCTGTCATGATTCTTCCATGATCCTCGGTGTCAACTGTAGGGGGCAAAAACAGAGAAGTAGGGCGAAAACCACATTGGTGGAGGCGGAGCAAAGCGGTGATGTACAATCTGTCATTTCTTGCTGTTCCGCGGTGACCCGTGGGAGGGGGTAGTTCTCACTCACAGACACCCACGCAGATTTCACTGGGGGTCACGATGTCTACTAAGATTTATGACTGAGATGATTATGTATGAATACATCATTTAGAACATTTACAATATACTCATACATAAACTATTACAAGTGTATTTAATGCAGGCAAAACCATGCATTTGCATAGCATGTTATGATATAAACAAAATGTGTCATAAATACAGCTTTTATATCAACTTCCCTCCTGATATAGTTCCAGTAgttcttcctcttttctttttccagCAGTGTCTCTATTTCCGTTTGCTGTCATTCTCAGTCCTGACTCATCCAATACTGTATATGAGTTTTCCTTATGACACAccagtttttttacatttctcagCTAAAACTTATGAtctcacttctctctctctctcgatttctttctccccttttttctttctcaacttcTCTTTCCATTATCCTCATTTTTCCGGatgtttaaactgcatttttttttgttaagctaGGTTATTATCATGACATACACTCAAGGTGCTGGAaccattcctcagagattttgtttaaaattgacatattaatatactgttgctgcagatttgtcagctgcacatccatgatgtgaatctcccgctggattgagatctggtgactgtggaggttATTTGAGTATAGTGAACTattcaagaaaccagtttgagatgatttgagctttgcaACAatgtgcattatcctgctggacgTAGTCATCATCAAAGGATGTGTTCATaagttgtgcgttcagagatgccCTCCTGCATACCTCTGTTGTAACGAATGGTTATTtaagttactgttgcctttctatcagctCAAAGTCTAGCCATTCTCCTTTGACCtctggcatcaacaaggcattttcatccacagaACTGCAGCTTACTGGATAGTTTCTtgttttcagaccattctctgtaaaccctagagaagGTTGTGCTTGAAAATCCaagtagatcagcagtttctgaaatactcagaccagcctggCACCAACAACTATGCCACATTCAAAGTCATTTAAATCGCCTTTCTTCatcattctgatgctcggtttgaactccAGCAGATTGTCGTGACCATGTCTACATGACTAAATGCATTGAGTGTCTGCCATGTCATTGTCTGATTAGATATTTGTgatgaacaggtgtacctaataaagtggcagATGAGTGTAGCATTCTCAGCTGCAATATTTATAAGACATTGCAGATCCTTAACCAAATAACAGTATGGCATTAAGTTTTATAGACAAATAGACTAGAGCAAATAACAATACTTGATCCTGGGTAATTCTTGATCCAATGCTGGAATCCTAAAAGTGAGCCCAGACCACAAACTGAAGTCAGCTTAGAAGAAAATTGCTGAActatgagatgtaaatgagcacCTTCAGGCCCATTAGAGCAAAGTTGCCCAATAGCCTGATGAGGCTGTAACTTCCAGTGTGCACATTTAGAACTCAATCGGGGGAAAGGGGGCTGTTACATTCAAATGATCCACAAGATGGCAATGATAACCTAAAGCTTTCACTGATTCTAGAATATAAGAAGGCCTTATCTTTTGTTAATTCTTTTGGGATGGTTCTGCATGGGCCAGCAGGCCTCTTACTCGAGCTTTTATATGAATTCAGTTTACATACAAATATCCAGATACATACATTCATATTAGAAATGTAAACCAGAAACATACTCATCCTTAAACatcaaaattagaaaaataacactgaattgaAATTGTGAAACTGAAACAGTGATTGATAACCACCCCTGGAAGCAATCATTTCCAATAGTCAGGCTGAGTAtaagtacactctaaaaaaaaaaatttttgaagttgaaaataaaacaaagattattggagtacaagaaaatgctatttcagtttcAGCCTCAATGTGTTCCTTGCTGTTTCTTTTGCAGTTTCtttattgtttgtgaaatttactagcaattactGAGTGAAACTTGTTtctacacaaaatgtttttttagtgtgCCTCAAATGCTTCCAATGACAAACTGTGTGCAGTTCTTagaaaaaagatcattttaaaacattgtcctgtttctatgaataaattgatattataataatgaaaaaaatggtgtatgGAAAATGTTCTAAGCAAACACTATAGTaaatctgtctttctctgtcattTAGATTTGTGCTTGAAATGTGattttgatgagttttttttcttacGTTTCCATTCTGTTTATTGTTCCCTTTTATATAGAAAACAAGACTGACATCAAGCAGGGAAAGCAAATAACTAAATTTCACCAGTCACAAGCATCCCGCATTGTCTCCAGCAGAATAGAGCTCACAAAGGTGACTGCAGTTCAACATCTGGGCTCACACATCAGCCACACATAGACGGTCACCTCTTCTTTTGGTATtcattatacatattatttattaatcttaaattcataatgaaaagcttattttGCTTAGGCTTTAGTTTTTAAGCAAGCcagtttaaaatacatataagCTCTACATAATTTACAGTTAGACACTGTTTGTACCAAACACCAGCACAGGAATCGGAATTAAATTCTGAGTAAGAAAATGTTTGCCTGatgtatttttttgaaagatcCAGATTTCGCAACATGCATCATCTAAACACGCACTGCTTTTCTTTAAAACTGATCTAAGAAGAATTTTCGACACTCGGATCTTTACCATCTAAACGTAAATGTCAGAACCAATTCCTGACAATCCCTGGCATAAAACAGCAATAGTGAAAGTGGCCTAACAACATTTAGGGGGATTTCTTGTGTCCTCTTTACAAGAAAACAGAATCAAATAACTATAGTCGAAATTCTTGATATGCAGTTG encodes:
- the LOC109088770 gene encoding uncharacterized protein LOC109088770; this translates as MFRRCLAPLCILILICMVSTISSSPLGHRGALSFSNSLRLTRAIRARVQQVLSRYKQQLFGDELFEYREMMLSTLPAFTVSYQTWLHMQDNERLRLASHNLQTFWTHLEGQRQQLERERDATEERREQRRGKRGKPQPSLCQSFVSLQIDLRDLMKQVNSQLNRLSITASTKSPLLHTLHSTSSSSPIPSMHHSTESTTVLKTPTQMNNPQSSTHSSTSTMKETSVSLLQPTQASAASVFTGSQISVDTQQTTTAEMSRWIQHLRGYVILRDLERYLSRLARDYALLQAKH